The region GGTTTTGCCAGAGAGTCTGAAATCCTAGAACCGGAGTACTATATCCCTGAGGAAGAATAAAAACTTTTAACAATAGAATTTGGGCATTTTATAATAATGCTATAGTCAATCGTGAACTGAAAAGACTTTCTTAATTTACATTAAGTTTTTGAAGTTTGTAGATTTATTTgtatgatataattatttcttatatTCTTTGAGTATTacattgataaataatttaagGTTGTATGAACCGTTTGTGCAtggaaattgttttaaaaattaacacGGCTGGTTATTAAATCTGAAACTTATTTCTAATAAACGACTAAATATTATAGTCTCACGGTCAAGATCAGCCGCCTAAATATCTTCGTATCTGAGGAAACAGCGTATAATCGCACATTTCTTTATTAGAAAGTAAACTCTTcacaaatgtaaatatatacattcaaaactgataaattttttgtttccagtACTCGACAGTTAGTTCTGTGTTTAATGCACAATAATGGGACAAACTTATGGTTATAGTATCTAGAGGTAGTAATTTTTATGTGTTTCAATAAGTTTTCGAACGTTTTCTAAGTTAACCTGGTATTTTACTGGTATATATGTGGTaaaaatactttgaaaatttaactgATATTGACATAGAAGCTTGTTCATATTTCGCAAATGATGCACCATTTGTATATTTAGGCGTGTAAAATCAATCGTCAAACAGTTTTGTATAATTCGGTTTTTTTAtagttacatttttttattatttccacGTAAACTTATTTGTTTACTTTACTTAGGTTAGTATCGGCTAGCATACAACTTACATTTACTAGTCATATTTGAACTGGCATTCGTTATGGTATTGGATTAAacgatttttgatattttacaagaaaatttcacaagttCAACATCTGTATCTGTCTATAGAAGTGATGAATAAAGTTGTAGAGTTTAAATAAGTTCAGGTAACCAATAAACCAAAATATTGATATTCTAATTATATGCGATTTTTGGCGATTGTGTGGTCTAGGTACCCAAATATACAATGATACAGTTCACGTAACATACACAGGTTTTGGTATGCCTCTGTACATATACCAGATGCTTGCCAAATAACGCCCTTGAGAAATATTATTGATGTTTACAGAACCATTTGAAACTTTCAGATAcattgttgaaagttgaattTGCGAAATTGTGCcaatattttgttattcatcGATGAACTGTATTTGCAGTAAGAGATTAACGTATCATCAGTTGTAGTAGTATTGGCATTAATATGATCGAAATACCATACCAAGGccagtaaaaaaatgtactaaACCTGAATTTCGTAGCAATACCAGCAAATATTAGCATctatgtgaaaaatatatccagTTTCTCAAgaatatttctaaatttttatcacaaaacATATCTGATTACTGACATAGCTTGTAAAACTAATTATACTATGTAGTTCAGTCCACAATCTTCATGCCTTGTTGAGAATTAAGAAACGTAATTACAGTCATAGCTACAGTTGTAGCCACAGAAGGATTTTGAGCAACATTTATTGCAAACTGAACTGCATCTTGTATATTAACAGGGCTAAAACATTTACGGATTGCATCAGCAAGATCACATTGCTGTTGTGGTGTAAGTTCGTACAAAATTACATCTGtaattgatataaatttattcctcGCCATGAAAGCTGCGGAACATCCTCCGACTGTACCTCCTGAAACATGATAAACAAATGGAAATGATGGTAAATTTCAAGGTGATACAAAAGACTAGCAATGTACTGTAGGTATGGTAAAAGTATTAATCAAGTCGAATATGATTTTaacaaaattgtaatattgGTAGCCTATCTATTATTACAGTGTGTGTGCAACTGTATACCAATAGCTAATCCTATAGGACCCAAGAAGAAACCACCAGCCAGTGTTGAGATTCCAGTTATCATTGCTCCCTTAAAGCTCTCTTTTAAACTGACGTGAACACTTTGAAGTTCAGTGAGTCTGGATACCTCCCATAGCAGTTCTTTTGCCGCCATTTCCATGATTTGTTTGTGACCTGAgacatattatacgtaataaacaaaaaaatgtgaaatataaCCAGGAGATAAATTTAGTAAAAGTCAGTAGATAAGAATATTTTACGAAGCTTGGAATAATTGAGCTGAATTTGATGGTAACTAGTGCTGTAAACTAGGTATGCCAGAATCAGATCTAGAGTACGCCCTGCTCGACAGAGACCCCGTGGATTTAATGAAGGTGAAATTAAAGATGAAATCGCTACAAATCGGGGGATTTAAGGACAGAGGGGGTTCCCCATGGAATTCACAGACGATAGAATCGATATGGTTCAAAGTGCGACTGGGAGAGAGAGATGAACTCGTATGGTAAATGTAAACAATTAAAATTACCTGATTTACCAATGTGGTGTGACGTGATCACTTCTTCAACGTAATGACAGCTGCAACGATGAGTGATGATCGCGTTTACGGTGATGACCACTGAACTTTCTATAGATAACTCCTTTAGTTTTTCGGGACTGGAAAGAACAAAGGGTCGAATTAAACCAAAATGTAACAGAACGCATAGCTGGTAAAGTAAAGCATTAGATATCTCACGAAGTATGTTGTTGCGTGCTGTTTTGGCCTTGTCACCCGATCCTTACCAGCAGAGCGCATCAGGCTAACAGAAGCATCACTCTCCCTAGGTAAGACTTATCCATATATTAAATTTCCTTAAAACACAGTTGCGATAGAACGGTTGCATCGGGTTTTGAACGTAGAATAGGTACTACCCTAATGTCACAGGAGTACAGCACAGCATAACGTATTACAAAATCACATCATGTCCAGTGTGCAATAACGTCACCGAaaccaaaatttattttactgtaCTTACCACTAGAGTGGACCACCAGCTGTACCTGTGAGCGCGCACGCAGCGCACGTTGCTTGTTTTTCCGTTTCCGGAGCGCCTATTTTGAACGGTCCAAGTCTAATTTGAAAAGTCTATTCTCAACTTCAACAAATATTGGTATCTGGAagtttgtatatttatttgtaagACAGTTATTTTATTTGAGGATACTAAGATTTTTTTTGGATCGAaagtatatgaaaaaaatcaacactTTGCTgaatggtaaaaaattgaaatttgtttccaaTAAATGAGTAAGTATTACAATCAGTTTATGGTTAGACACTCTTTTTCACGACTAAATATTGTTGATTAAGTTACTACGGtagattattatatatatcgtataaaATTCTGACCTTTACAATTATCATACAGGTATAGATATGATGGATATACATACTCTTATTTTCTAGTATACATgtaaaatgtgataaaatactTTTTAGTGGTATGtgatgtatattttatacatatacctggTAAAAATTGTATTGAGATGAGAGAAACTAACTACTCAATATCCTATTCGTGATTGAAATGATTCAGTCAATTCTAACaatggaaatttttgttcaattttatagCACGCGGCTATAAAAGCTATATAACACGTGTGAAATTACAGGgccataaaaatatataacattCTCCTACTATTTTACACTTGCACTAAAACTCATGTATACTGTACAAATGGTGCATATCATAATATTCAtgttgtatatgtataatacatgtaaaGCAAGTTACGTGATTAATAGTATTTACAACTAAAGTGACTCATTAGCTAGTACAAAACTTAAAACTAATAAAATCAGTGCTATTCGTCTGTTCGATTTAGATCTTACAGCATATGTTGAAGGTTTAGATAGAATATGATGCATATTTCCATTAAATTCActcggaaatgaaaaattcagacAATTCATTGTGTGCGTCTCCGAAAACGATTTCACTTTTATAAATATCTATTAACTTAGTATACCTTCTGATTTTTCAGTTAAGGTAGTACCGTGATAAATCACTTTGCTTAcaatatctttcaatttttgaatacacaTAATTTGAAGTGTCCTTTATacgtaggaattttttttaatagtccTTGCGGtactaaattttgcaatattagCGATCAAAAGTCGTACAATTTACATGTATTCCCTATCCCGACCGTAGTTAGAGtgagcattttatttaataacagccatacttttcttagaattttttttaaaaactgagaattattaattgaggatataacaagtaatttttttcaaaaaaaacataaacaagcagtattcatttttttgtaaataattcttaAAGTTTGTTgcttttaatgattttcaaactttctctcataacctgACCCGTGAGAAATAGTGACTTGGCAACGTTGCCCTACGCGGGAAGTTTAAAATGCCATAAAGGcccaacgaattgaaataaatgtcaGAACTTTGCGGATATAGGTTACggtacagaaaaaattaaaattgttaatattaattataactaACCTCAAATTGATTAGATAACAATACATTTCTCTACAACACATGCTTGAGGGGCAAGAGATACTGAGTTAGAATGCAACGTTGCCAAGTCAGACAAAAGACgcaatgggaaaatttttatacttctgcGCATGTGAGAGGAGGCGCAAAGGTGTACTGTATCTCAACTACTTTTTACTTTAGTTATAATGTTTTATACAAGGGATATTTCTCTGGAAATTGCGGACTACTGCTATCACGGTACTACCTTAAATTGTCCCATGGGTGTAGTTATCAGACTTGTGTCATACTGAAATTCATAACTTTCATATTTTGGGATTCTATGTAATGAGTTACAGTCTCAGCTACAACTTTGGAGAGACCTGGGTTTTGAGCGACCAAGAATTCAAAATCATCGCTAGTTAGTAATTTAATCGATTGTAGGCTTCCACGGATTCGTATAGCAAGCtcacatttttgattttctatgAATTTCATCATAATTAAGTCAGGAATtgattcagatttttttttcgtaaagtAAGCTGCTGAACCTCCTCCAATTATGGCTCCTGGAAAATGAAACAAGTGGAATGAAAGCAGTAAATTTGAAAGTAATTTGAGGTAAAAGAAAcgcaatataattattaaataagcTTTCGTCTTAgttgaaatataattgatgATAAATGACAATCTTATACCAATTACTAGTCCAATAGGGTTGATTGCAGCACCAATCATTCCAGTAATCACCGCGAATGTTCCAATATTTAGGATTCTTGAGAACTTTCTAGATAAGCCAACGCGAACATGTGTAAGCTGAGGTAGTTTTGATACTTTCCACAAAAGTTCCGTTGTCGTAATCTCCATGATCTTATAACATGATAAATTAACGTTAAGTCAACAAAGACATTACAAAGATGAGTGAGGGGGAACGCATATGCATTCAAATGAGTGAGAACAGTTTTCAATGTGAATCTATTGATCAGATATAGTTATATTGTCAGAAATAGTTCATAAGTTTTGGAACTAGAAAATTGCCAACATTGACTGAagatatgtataatatattaataggacaaattgacaatgaaacacagataatttaaaaaatgtatgacaCCAAAGACTTGAGAGTGAACCATAAgctatgttttttttttttttatttgctcttttttttgacaaaacaTGTCCGACACCAAAGTGGCTTTTTGTGACCTGATTCTCAAAACCAATCAGGTATTTTTTTGGATCACTAGTTAAAGAATGATCCTTAAAATGGAAGAATTGCGGCGAAATAATACTGGACAATGTCAGGACTGCCACAAATTGAGAAAACAATGTATTCAAGATATTTGGCAGCTGGTACATCGAAAAAGTTAAAATAAAACTTCACAATCAACTAAATCCTAGAATCTAAATTCttatacaaaattaaaaattcgcCTGTAGGCATGAGTATGTGTGTACATGTGCTTATTCAGTTTAGTCACACGCTTGCTAGGTTTTGTTattgaatcttggtgatcggtcaattatgtataaattcGGACACTAATACCTACAGAATTGCTAAATACGACCTTTGCAACTCCCTACAAACTAGGGTGAACAAACTCACGTTCAATTGGTTCAACTCCAAATTAATAAGCAAAAACTTACACAGAAGCATTTCTACCTGCAATAGTGTCCCCCCAGGTGCATATGGGCTACCTAAAATCCACAAAGAAGAAGTCCCATTAAGAATTATAGTCTCCTTTGTCAATAGACCGACTTATTCCTTATCCAAGTTAATTAATTCATGGCTCACCACAAATATCACCCCTCCCACCTCCAGAGTTAAAGACAGCTTTACTTtagttgaaacaataaaaacattGATTATTTCAGACAACTACACTTTAATATCGCTAGATGTAATATCTCTTTTCACCAACGTTCCGACAGACCTTGCTATGCACGCAGTAAACAACCGTTGGGCCTCTCTAGAAAAAAAGATCCCAATTCCACTTCGTGAACTAGACAAagctttaaaaatttgttttgattCGGCAATCTTCAAATTTAACAATGACACATATGCACAACAATTCGGGTTGCCCATGGGATCCCCTCTCTCTCCAATCCTGTCAGATCTTGTCATGGAAGACTTAGAAACGTCATGCATTAGCAATCTAGATTTTCATTTACCCTTCTATTTCCGATATGTTGACGATATTCTAACTGCAGTccctaaagaaaaaatagattatacaacgaatattttcaaccagTATCATCCACGACTACAATTCACTATTGAAATAGAAGATAATAACGTTATCAATTTCCTAGATTTATTGCTGATacacaacaa is a window of Neodiprion pinetum isolate iyNeoPine1 chromosome 4, iyNeoPine1.2, whole genome shotgun sequence DNA encoding:
- the LOC124217399 gene encoding protein Nazo; protein product: MEMAAKELLWEVSRLTELQSVHVSLKESFKGAMITGISTLAGGFFLGPIGLAIGGTVGGCSAAFMARNKFISITDVILYELTPQQQCDLADAIRKCFSPVNIQDAVQFAINVAQNPSVATTVAMTVITFLNSQQGMKIVD